From the genome of Uranotaenia lowii strain MFRU-FL chromosome 1, ASM2978415v1, whole genome shotgun sequence, one region includes:
- the LOC129759309 gene encoding perlucin-like, protein MQSKVCFVLLATVAVCLAADGKSSRVINPYVDMKVSADFWGAWRYCQNQGMQLPQITSDAEFNNFRLATAADMNANWWTGGVDLGSTGSFVWIHSVKSVSSPIGYTNWYPGAPNNGGHCIEMKSQFWNDADCSVVKRVVCQQKTTC, encoded by the coding sequence ATGCAGTCTAAGGTGTGTTTCGTTCTTCTAGCAACAGTAGCCGTCTGCTTGGCCGCCGATGGCAAATCAAGCCGGGTCATCAACCCCTACGTGGACATGAAGGTGTCCGCTGACTTCTGGGGAGCTTGGCGCTACTGTCAGAATCAGGGAATGCAGCTGCCTCAGATCACTTCGGATGCCGAATTTAACAACTTCCGGTTGGCGACTGCTGCGGATATGAACGCAAACTGGTGGACCGGAGGAGTGGATCTCGGATCGACTGGATCGTTTGTGTGGATTCACAGTGTGAAGTCAGTTTCGAGTCCAATCGGTTATACCAACTGGTATCCGGGAGCACCCAACAACGGAGGACACTGCATCGAGATGAAGAGCCAATTCTGGAACGATGCGGACTGTTCGGTAGTGAAGAGAGTGGTGTGCCAACAGAAGACTACTTGttga